Proteins found in one Coffea eugenioides isolate CCC68of chromosome 5, Ceug_1.0, whole genome shotgun sequence genomic segment:
- the LOC113771337 gene encoding uncharacterized protein LOC113771337 translates to MGLLLIRINMQDNLGIEQNTRIACVDLGVSDEEYGDSSSDSSWKHNLHSDSEDKVVPERVSNYDCEDSDTNFSEFEDNETDIVVPDSESEEKDDLMRQHTCGMDKHYAEAIFDWMAKKLVCVIRDHPNMTSKGVKVELRKYGVKPSKMNNNPNSICKIHYDRPNLLVEPKFLRIFISFKVQKQGFMEGGRPFLGFDGCFLKGPFGSVLLTAVAFDANNNIFPIAFAVTECENKETWRWFFYYFQKFFGPFDNNIPLIFMSIGRRYHSSFFWKAAKSYDVVGHNKEMASIKDINIDAWKYLDKIPRSAWCRHVFSPELKCNHVTNNFTETFNNWVGDLRGKPILTLVDGLRRKFMKKLHKRYQKGCTLTSNVTPRIAEKLKEISQASRKYEMHLTSEDTFEIGDLDRNTFEIGDLDRSYIVNLTQRIYDCGAFQISGIPCKHTTPGIMYRTEVGVLL, encoded by the exons ATGGGTCTCTTGCTCATTCGCATCAACATGCAAGATAATTTAGGCATTGAACAGAATACTAGGATAGCATGTGTAGACCTTGGAGTCTCAGATGAAGAGTATGGGGACTCTAGCTCTGATTCTTCATGGAAACACAATCTACATAGTGACTCTGAGGATAAAGTAGTTCCAGAAAGGGTCTCAAATTATGACTGTGAGGATAGTGATACCAATTTTTCTGAATTTGAGGATAATGAGACAGATATTGTGGTTCCTGATTCTGAAAGTGAGGAAAAGGATGACCTTATGAGACAA CACACTTGTGGGATGGACAAACACTATGCTGAAGCTATTTTTGACTGGATGGCCAAGAAACTGGTTTGTGTAATAAGAGATCATCCTAATATGACCAGCAAAGGTGTAAAGGTAGAGTTGAGGAAGTATGGTGTGAAGCCAAGTAAAAT GAACAACAATCCCAATAGCATTTGCAAAATACATTATGATAGGCCAAATCTTTTAGTTGAGCCTAAGTTTTTGAGAATATTCATCAGCTTcaaagttcaaaagcagggaTTCATGGAAGGTGGCAGGCCTTTTTTGGGGTTTGATGGATGTTTCTTGAAGGGTCCATTTGGAAGTGTACTTCTCACAGCAGTTGCTTTCGATGCAAACAACAACATATTTCCAATAGCCTTTGCTGTAACTGAATGTGAGAACAAGGAAACCTGGAGGTGGTTCTTCTACTACTTTCAAAAGTTCTTTGGACCATTTGACAACAACATCCCTTTAATTTTCATGAGTATAGGCAGAAG ATATCATAGCAGTTTCTTTTGGAAGGCAGCTAAAAGTTATGATGTAGTTGGCCATAATAAAGAAATGGCAAGTATTAAAGATATTAACATAGATGCTTGGAAATATCTGGATAAAATTCCAAGAAGTGCTTGGTGTAGGCATGTCTTCTCACCTGAACTTAAGTGTAATCATGTGACAAATAATTTCACTGAGACCTTTAATAATTGGGTTGGTGATCTAAGAGGAAAGCCTATACTCACTTTGGTGGATGGATTGAGAAGAAAGTTCATGAAAAAACTGCACAAGAGATACCAAAAAGGTTGCACATTGACTAGTAATGTCACTCCTAGAATTGCTGAGAAACTCAAAGAAATTAGCCAAGCATCAAGAAAATATGAGATGCATTTGACTAGTGAAGACACATTCGAGATTGGTGATCTGGACAGAAACACATTCGAGATTGGTGATCTGGACAGAAGCTACATAGTCAATCTCACCCAAAGAATCTACGACTGTGGTGCTTTTCAGATATCT